One Miscanthus floridulus cultivar M001 chromosome 11, ASM1932011v1, whole genome shotgun sequence DNA window includes the following coding sequences:
- the LOC136493561 gene encoding nucleolin 2-like: MAAKRSARRPSSGDSKELGGNGGNEGSDDDEDEESGKSGDTAMSAEPKEMPLKRAEEPSSPSPEDVGAQGSGEASPARSAPRGGVKRVKKPPPASQEEDEAESSGGASPARGLLPDDSADAGHNKRGATPKRGEKRSPPPRQGDERPEKRAAGPAGETVAASAPRRKKKSKRSAEKDRRKKKKKKQLRKALTKPKSPPQLLELELNDDREDTPSLPDIAQEDEHNGRETAEQEQEQSSTSPPEVEHRAREEEHQEKKITEQEHASDTSPPHDKDMHIVHGEEQQEKEVANQEHADDTSPPKDNHSVDEGEQQGEGILQQEQPSDTSPSQEENRAQEDEETGAQVNGKALQERNPPSTKPHSSQTEKKPAVERSWSYDDELKILNALVVHAKSHNGALPDSSHLLANLTFDKTDANEEKLTDKIRKLRTWYRKILVQGCPSDDLGRRLFKLSEILWGQVDEDERVEPTSRDFSVLSKLYPHLAKEVKAYAETHSSRDLIMAMFMTIGDEKARDLDAKCKKQQIEAFKLELGQASLINELLFALSSLTCVKF; encoded by the coding sequence ATGGCCGCCAAGCGCAGCGCCCGCCGGCCAAGTTCCGGCGATTCCAAGGAGTTGGGCGGCAACGGTGGCAATGAGGGTTccgacgacgacgaggatgaggagagcGGCAAGTCCGGCGACAccgccatgtccgccgagcccaaGGAGATGCCGCTGAAGCGAGCCGAGGAAccctcgtcgccgtcgccggaggATGTTGGGGCCCAGGGCTCCGGCGAGGCCTCTCCGGCGAGGAGCGCACCGCGCGGTGGGGTCAAGCGGGTCAAGAAACCCCCTCCGGCGTCGCAGGAGGAAGATGAGGCGGAGAGTTCTGGTGGTGCATCACCGGCGAGGGGTCTGCTGCCCGACGACAGCGCCGACGCCGGCCACAACAAGAGAGGCGCGACTCCGAAGCGGGGCGAGAAGCGCTCCCcgccgccacggcagggagatgAGCGCCCGGAGAAGCGTGCCGCGGGACCTGCTGGCGAGACCGTCGCCGCGTCGGCCCCACGGCGCAAGAAGAAAAGCAAGAGGTCCGCCGAGAAGGACAGgcgcaagaagaagaaaaagaagcagCTTAGAAAGGCCTTGACCAAACCGAAGTCGCCGCCCCAATTGCTGGAACTAGAGCTCAACGACGACAGAGAGGACACACCCTCCTTGCCTGACATCGCCCAAGAAGACGAGCACAATGGCAGAGAGAcggcagagcaagagcaagagcagagCAGCACCTCACCCCCAGAGGTCGAGCACAGAGCCCGTGAAGAGGAGCATCAGGAGAAGAAGATCACAGAGCAAGAGCATGCCAGTGACACTTCACCCCCACATGACAAGGACATGCACATCGTCCATGGAGAGGAGCAGCAAGAGAAGGAGGTTGCAAATCAAGAGCATGCAGATGACACCTCACCCCCAAAAGACAATCACAGTGTAGACGAAGGGGAGCAGCAAGGGGAGGGGATCCTACAGCAAGAGCAACCCAGCGACACCTCACCCTCACAAGAGGAGAACCGAGCCCAGGAGGATGAGGAGACAGGGGCTCAAGTGAATGGCAAAGCCTTGCAGGAGAGGAATCCTCCATCAACCAAGCCACACAGTTCTCAGACAGAGAAGAAGCCAGCGGTTGAGCGATCATGGTCCTATGATGACGAGCTCAAGATTCTCAATGCTTTGGTTGTGCACGCCAAGTCCCATAATGGTGCTTTGCCAGATTCATCGCACCTTTTGGCAAATCTCACATTTGACAAAACTGATGCCAACGAGGAGAAGCTCACTGACAAGATCCGCAAGCTTAGGACATGGTACCGCAAGATCCTTGTACAAGGCTGCCCATCCGATGACCTTGGTCGTCGGCTGTTTAAGCTATCTGAAATTCTCTGGGGCCAAGTTGATGAAGATGAGCGGGTTGAGCCAACATCTAGGGACTTCAGTGTACTATCAAAATTGTATCCTCATCTGGCCAAAGAAGTCAAAGCGTACGCCGAAACGCACAGCTCGAGGGACTTAATCATGGCAATGTTCATGACCATAGGTGATGAGAAGGCCCGCGATCTTGATGCTAAGTGCAAGAAGCAACAGATTGAAGCATTCAAGTTGGAGTTGGGCCAGGCAAGCCTAATCAACGAATTGCTCTTTGCACTTTCAAGTCTGACCTGTGTGAAGTTCTAG